Within the Streptomyces sp. R41 genome, the region TCCTCCACCTCGCCCTCAGACAGCGAGACGTTCGCGTGCGAGCAGATGTCGTTGATCGCGAACACCTCCCCCTCGGTCTTCACGAGCGAGACCGGCGTGCCGTCGAGTTCCACCCTCTTCGGGGTGTCCTCCTCCAGCTCGCTCAGCCCACAGGCGCGTACGAAAGCAGTCATCAGACCGACGCCTCCAGCTCCTCGTCGATCTTCACGAGAAGGCGCTCTTCGATGTCGTCGACACCGATCTGCTGGACCAGCTCGGCGAAGAAGCCACGGACCACCAGACGGCGGGCCTCGTCGGCCGGGATACCGCGGGCCATCAGGTAGAAGAGCTGCTCGTCGTCGAAGCGGCCGGTCGCGGAGGCGTGTCCGGCGCCGACGATCTCGCCGGTCTCGATCTCCAGGTTCGGCACGGAGTCGACCCGGGCGCCGTCGGTCAGAACCAGGTTGCGGTTCATCTCGTAGGTGTCCGTGCCCTCGGCCTTGGCCTCGATGAGGACGTCGCCGATCCACACCGCGTGCGCGTCCTGGCCCTGCAGCGCGCCCTTGTAGGCGACGTTCGACTTGCAGTGCGGGGTGTTGTGGTCGACGAAGAGGCGGTGCTCCTGGTGCTGGCCGGCGTCCGTGAAGTACAGGCCGAAGAGCTCGGCCTCGCCACCGGTGCCGGCGTACGAGACACGCGGGTGGAGGCGTACGAGGTCGCCGCCGAAGGTGACCACGAACGACTTGAAGGTGGCGTCCCGGCCGATCTGCGCGTTGTGCTGGCCCACGTGCACGGCCTTGTCGTCCCAGTCCTGGACGGAGACGACGGTGAGCTTGGCACCGTCGCCCAGGATGTAGTCGACGTTGGCGGCGAGCACGGCGTCACCGGTGTGGTCGATGACGACCAC harbors:
- a CDS encoding bifunctional 3-phenylpropionate/cinnamic acid dioxygenase ferredoxin subunit; translation: MTAFVRACGLSELEEDTPKRVELDGTPVSLVKTEGEVFAINDICSHANVSLSEGEVEDCQIECWLHGSSFDLRTGKPSGLPATRPVPVYPVKIEGDDVLVSLTQES
- the sufD gene encoding Fe-S cluster assembly protein SufD, producing MAEAQNIPVGSTTAGQIAVAAESTVATRMSAPPSFDVADFPVPHGREEEWRFTPLERLRGLHDGTAVATGDGVKVDIEAPEGVLVETVDRDDARLGKAGTPVDRIAAQAYSAFEKAGVVTVPKETVLTEPIRIAVHGEGGVAYGHQVVQLGAFAEAVVVIDHTGDAVLAANVDYILGDGAKLTVVSVQDWDDKAVHVGQHNAQIGRDATFKSFVVTFGGDLVRLHPRVSYAGTGGEAELFGLYFTDAGQHQEHRLFVDHNTPHCKSNVAYKGALQGQDAHAVWIGDVLIEAKAEGTDTYEMNRNLVLTDGARVDSVPNLEIETGEIVGAGHASATGRFDDEQLFYLMARGIPADEARRLVVRGFFAELVQQIGVDDIEERLLVKIDEELEASV